A stretch of DNA from Anaerobacillus isosaccharinicus:
CAAATTCGCCACTCTTGATCCATGTGATCATAGACTAATATTCCTCTTTTCATCAAAATTCACCATCTTCAATCGCAAGTTGAACAATTTCTTCATCGATTTGATTTTTTTTCAGTTGTGAACCGAAAAGCAAGCAGTTGACGGTTAACTTATTTATGACACGTGGCCAGCCTTGTGATCGTAATGCGATAGCTTCTAAAGCCGCATCTGTAAAAATAGGCATATTTGCTCCTGCTACTTTTAGATGGTGGGTGATATAACTTGAAACATCCTCATTTGATAGTGGCTGAAATTGATATTTCATAATAATTCGTTGTGTTAATGGCTTATTATTATTAAGAGCTAGCCTGGTTTTCAAATGCGGTAATCCTGCCAGTATCAGAATAAAAGGATTGCTAGAGTCCATTTGAAAATTAAAAAGAATCGCTAAATCCTGTAAGAACGCATCTTTAGCCATATGCATCTCATCTAAAATAAAGACAGGCGTTACTTTACGTTCTCGAAACATTCGCTCCGTGCCATTTTGTATTTGGCGAAACAGATCTACCTTTCGAAACTTAGGATCTTCTCCTAGGCCATATGCTAGTCCTCGATAGAAATCCATGACTCCTCCAGTGGAAAGAGGAAAGTAAATAACGTGATATAAGGACGGGTTTAGTGCCTCTTTAAACGATCGTAGAGTAAATGTCTTCCCAGCACCAGGATCTCCGATTAATAAACCAATTCCTCTGGATTTTTTTAAATAATCCAAGCTATTTAATGCCCCTTGATATGTAGGGGACGTAAATGCTTCTGAAGGTTTTAATTCCTTTGAAAATGGTGTTGAAGCAAGAGAATAAAAGGTTTTATACATGTTTCTCACCGTCCTTTAGAATATCCATTTCAGACAGCGAAAAAGGAGAACGAACACGTTTAACATGAGCGTTGTCTTCTAGTGATACACGCTTTGCTTCCGCTACCTTTTTACCCTCTTCGAAGATATAAACACCATGCTCATCTTCTCGGACATCAATGGAATAACCAATAAAGCCGGGAGGAACTTCGTAAAGTTGTTTGTCTATCGTAATCGTTCCATCATGTTTTACTTTTCGGTTGTGACGCTTTAAAAAGATGGTTTCAAGTAAAGAAAGGTCTCCAAGAAATTTGACTTCTTCTAGTTGTAATTGGTAAACTTCAATTGGTGTTTTGCCATCAAGAGAAGCATGAACACGGCGATGATAATCCTCTTCAAGCCAACGCCAAAATCGTTGATTTAATTCTTCAAGCGAATGAGCACGATCTGATTCTAACAACGGGTAAAACCTTGTTTGAACCGTTTTAAAGAACCTTTCAATTTTGCCTTTTGCAGCTGCGTCATACGGCTGTGTGTGAGCTAACGTAATCCCCAGCTGCGCGCAAGCATATTGAAGTGTTTCAGATCGATAGATTTTACCGTTGTCGGCATAAATCATGGATGGCTTTCCTCTTCTTATCAAAGCTTCTTTCGTCACCACTCTTACTCCATCGAATTTCTCGGAAGAGAAAAATTGAGCATAGGGCACTAGCCTCGAACAGTCGTCAATATAAGCAATGAGGAATGTCTTTTTCTTCTGAACGTACGGTCCGTGAGAGAGATCCCCTTGCCACAGTGTATTTACTTTCGCATGGGCAAATCGTCTTCTTTCAGGAGATGTTGATACATTTTTTCCATTTAGCTTGTTTTTTCGTATTAAACGATTTATAGTACTATATGAAACTTGATTTTTGTAGATCTCTCCCTGTTCAATCAGTTGTTCGTAGAAGACACTAATGGGCATGTGGAGAGATTTTTTTCGTAGTTCGAGAATATGATCTTGATCTTCTGGAGTTAATCTTCTTGAATTACCTTGGTCCGAACGTTTCTTTGGTTTTAGTGCATCAAAGCCGTATCTCCGATAATGAAGGAGCCATTCTTGAACCGTTTTAGCTGCGATTTTCCGCTCACCATAGTATGGGATAGAATGACTTTTTGCCTCTATTTCAACCCAATATCCCTTCGGTTCTACTTGCCCATTTAGCAGTGGGGCGATAATTCCATAACGAAATAAAGCGATTTGTTCACGTATTTTATCTTCCATGGATTTCTTCCTCCTTTTAGTAGAAGGACGACCGGTC
This window harbors:
- a CDS encoding ExeA family protein produces the protein MYKTFYSLASTPFSKELKPSEAFTSPTYQGALNSLDYLKKSRGIGLLIGDPGAGKTFTLRSFKEALNPSLYHVIYFPLSTGGVMDFYRGLAYGLGEDPKFRKVDLFRQIQNGTERMFRERKVTPVFILDEMHMAKDAFLQDLAILFNFQMDSSNPFILILAGLPHLKTRLALNNNKPLTQRIIMKYQFQPLSNEDVSSYITHHLKVAGANMPIFTDAALEAIALRSQGWPRVINKLTVNCLLFGSQLKKNQIDEEIVQLAIEDGEF
- a CDS encoding DDE-type integrase/transposase/recombinase; translation: MEDKIREQIALFRYGIIAPLLNGQVEPKGYWVEIEAKSHSIPYYGERKIAAKTVQEWLLHYRRYGFDALKPKKRSDQGNSRRLTPEDQDHILELRKKSLHMPISVFYEQLIEQGEIYKNQVSYSTINRLIRKNKLNGKNVSTSPERRRFAHAKVNTLWQGDLSHGPYVQKKKTFLIAYIDDCSRLVPYAQFFSSEKFDGVRVVTKEALIRRGKPSMIYADNGKIYRSETLQYACAQLGITLAHTQPYDAAAKGKIERFFKTVQTRFYPLLESDRAHSLEELNQRFWRWLEEDYHRRVHASLDGKTPIEVYQLQLEEVKFLGDLSLLETIFLKRHNRKVKHDGTITIDKQLYEVPPGFIGYSIDVREDEHGVYIFEEGKKVAEAKRVSLEDNAHVKRVRSPFSLSEMDILKDGEKHV